The following proteins come from a genomic window of Enterobacter chengduensis:
- the adhE gene encoding bifunctional acetaldehyde-CoA/alcohol dehydrogenase, giving the protein MAVTNIAELNALVERVKKAQREYANFTQEQVDKIFRAAALAAADARIPLAKMAVAESGMGIVEDKVIKNHFASEYIYNAYKDEKTCGVLSEDDTFGTITIAEPIGIICGIVPTTNPTSTAIFKSLISLKTRNAIIFSPHPRAKDATNKAADIVLQAAIAAGAPKDLIGWIDQPSVELSNALMHHPDINLILATGGPGMVKAAYSSGKPAIGVGAGNTPVVIDETADIKRAVASVLMSKTFDNGVICASEQSVVVVDSVYDAVRERFASHGGYLLQGKELKAVQDIILKNGALNAAIVGQPAYKIAELAGFTVPATTKILIGEVNVVDESEPFAHEKLSPTLAMYRAKDFEDAVEKAEKLVAMGGIGHTSCLYTDQDNQPERVAHFGQMMKTARILINTPASQGGIGDLYNFKLAPSLTLGCGSWGGNSISENVGPKHLINKKTVAKRAENMLWHKLPKSIYFRRGSLPIALDEVITDGHKRALIVTDRFLFNNGYADQITSVLKAAGVETEVFFEVEADPTLSVVRKGAELANSFKPDVIIALGGGSPMDAAKIMWVMYEHPETHFEELALRFMDIRKRIYKFPKMGVKAKMIAVTTTSGTGSEVTPFAVVTDDATGQKYPLADYALTPDMAIVDANLVMEMPKSLCAFGGLDAVTHALEAYVSVLASEFSDGQALQALKLLKENLPASYNEGSKNPVARERVHSAATIAGIAFANAFLGVCHSMAHKLGSQFHIPHGLANALLISNVIRYNANDNPTKQTAFSQYDRPQARRRYAEIADHLGLSAPGDRTAAKIEKLLAWLESLKAELGIPKSIREAGVQEADFLAHVDKLSEDAFDDQCTGANPRYPLISELKQILLDTYYGREFKEGDVAAVKTEAPVIKADKKAKKSA; this is encoded by the coding sequence ATGGCTGTTACTAATATCGCTGAACTGAACGCCCTCGTCGAGCGCGTTAAAAAAGCCCAGCGTGAATATGCCAATTTCACCCAAGAACAGGTTGATAAAATCTTCCGCGCGGCCGCACTGGCTGCTGCAGATGCTCGAATCCCTCTCGCTAAAATGGCCGTTGCCGAATCCGGCATGGGTATTGTCGAAGATAAAGTGATCAAAAACCACTTTGCTTCCGAGTATATCTACAACGCCTATAAAGATGAGAAAACCTGTGGCGTGCTGTCCGAAGACGACACCTTCGGTACTATCACCATCGCTGAACCTATCGGTATCATCTGCGGTATCGTTCCAACGACTAACCCAACGTCTACTGCAATCTTCAAATCACTGATTAGCCTGAAGACCCGTAACGCAATTATCTTCTCTCCACATCCGCGTGCGAAAGACGCAACCAACAAAGCTGCAGATATCGTCCTGCAAGCGGCTATCGCTGCGGGTGCACCAAAAGATCTGATTGGCTGGATCGACCAACCTTCCGTTGAGCTCTCCAATGCCCTGATGCATCACCCTGACATTAACCTGATTCTGGCGACCGGTGGTCCTGGCATGGTTAAAGCGGCATACAGCTCCGGTAAACCCGCTATCGGCGTGGGCGCAGGTAACACCCCTGTTGTCATCGACGAAACCGCTGACATCAAACGTGCCGTTGCATCTGTACTGATGTCTAAGACCTTCGATAACGGCGTAATCTGTGCATCTGAACAGTCTGTTGTTGTTGTCGACTCCGTATACGATGCCGTTCGCGAACGTTTCGCCAGCCACGGCGGCTACCTGCTGCAGGGCAAAGAGCTGAAAGCAGTTCAGGATATCATCCTGAAAAATGGCGCGCTGAACGCCGCTATCGTGGGTCAGCCAGCCTACAAAATTGCTGAACTCGCCGGCTTTACCGTTCCGGCAACCACTAAGATCCTGATTGGTGAAGTGAACGTTGTCGACGAAAGCGAGCCGTTTGCACATGAAAAACTGTCTCCAACGCTTGCCATGTACCGTGCTAAAGATTTCGAAGACGCGGTAGAGAAAGCCGAGAAGCTGGTTGCCATGGGCGGTATCGGTCACACATCATGTCTGTACACCGACCAGGATAACCAGCCAGAGCGTGTTGCCCACTTCGGTCAGATGATGAAAACTGCCCGTATCCTGATCAACACCCCTGCTTCTCAGGGTGGTATCGGTGACCTGTACAACTTTAAACTCGCACCTTCCCTGACTCTGGGTTGTGGTTCCTGGGGTGGTAACTCCATCTCTGAAAACGTTGGTCCAAAACACCTGATCAACAAGAAAACCGTTGCTAAGCGAGCTGAAAACATGTTGTGGCACAAACTTCCGAAATCTATCTACTTCCGCCGTGGCTCTCTGCCAATCGCGCTGGATGAAGTGATTACTGATGGCCACAAGCGTGCGCTCATCGTGACTGACCGTTTCCTGTTTAACAACGGCTACGCTGACCAGATCACCTCTGTGCTGAAAGCGGCTGGCGTTGAAACTGAAGTGTTCTTTGAAGTTGAAGCTGACCCTACCCTGAGCGTTGTGCGCAAAGGCGCTGAGCTGGCTAACTCCTTCAAACCAGATGTGATTATTGCACTGGGTGGTGGTTCCCCAATGGACGCCGCGAAAATCATGTGGGTCATGTACGAGCATCCTGAAACCCACTTCGAAGAACTGGCGCTGCGCTTTATGGACATCCGTAAACGTATCTACAAGTTCCCGAAAATGGGCGTAAAAGCGAAAATGATCGCGGTTACCACCACTTCCGGTACCGGTTCAGAAGTGACGCCATTCGCAGTGGTAACAGATGATGCAACCGGTCAGAAATACCCACTGGCTGACTATGCACTGACCCCAGACATGGCTATCGTTGATGCCAACCTGGTCATGGAAATGCCTAAGTCACTGTGTGCATTCGGTGGTCTGGATGCGGTCACTCACGCCCTGGAAGCCTACGTTTCTGTACTGGCGTCTGAGTTCTCTGACGGTCAGGCTCTGCAGGCTCTGAAACTGCTGAAGGAAAACCTGCCAGCGTCCTACAACGAAGGGTCTAAAAACCCGGTAGCACGTGAACGTGTTCATAGTGCAGCAACCATCGCCGGTATCGCGTTTGCGAACGCCTTCCTGGGTGTTTGCCACTCTATGGCGCACAAGCTGGGTTCACAGTTCCACATTCCTCACGGTCTGGCGAACGCCCTGTTGATCAGCAACGTTATCCGTTATAACGCGAACGACAACCCAACCAAGCAGACGGCTTTCAGCCAGTACGACCGTCCGCAAGCGCGCCGTCGTTATGCTGAAATCGCTGACCACCTTGGTCTGAGCGCACCGGGCGACCGCACTGCTGCGAAGATTGAGAAACTGCTGGCATGGCTGGAAAGCCTGAAAGCTGAACTGGGTATTCCTAAATCTATCCGTGAAGCGGGCGTACAGGAAGCTGACTTCCTCGCTCACGTAGACAAGCTGTCTGAAGATGCATTCGATGACCAGTGTACCGGTGCTAACCCGCGCTACCCACTGATCTCCGAACTGAAACAGATCCTGCTGGATACCTACTACGGTCGTGAGTTCAAAGAAGGTGACGTTGCCGCTGTGAAAACAGAAGCCCCTGTCATCAAAGCTGACAAGAAAGCGAAGAAAAGCGCTTAA
- a CDS encoding DMT family transporter, which produces MRDFHKGVWQMSLAMLISGSIGAFVLLSGLPVTEVVFWRCLIGAMALFIFIRVGQKPFSPLTRTTLLLAILGGVALVVNWLLLFAAYERISIGLSTVVYNTQPFMLVLMGMFLGERVSLIKWGWLVLAFGGVVILLSSELTGAHGSEWLAGIGLAMAAAFFYAVTAIIARKLRSIAPQHIAFIQVLTGVVMLIPFASLPSFSGDFPWPTLLTLGIVHTGIMYQLLYSAIQKLPTPITGSLSFIYPVVAIVVDKLVFGHALSLTQLAGGAVILFAAAGNNLGWGEKKPRERGVGIKTVN; this is translated from the coding sequence ATGCGTGATTTCCATAAAGGCGTGTGGCAGATGAGCCTCGCGATGTTAATTTCCGGCTCTATCGGTGCGTTTGTTTTACTCAGCGGTCTGCCGGTGACGGAGGTGGTGTTCTGGCGCTGTCTAATCGGGGCGATGGCGCTTTTTATTTTTATTCGGGTCGGTCAAAAGCCCTTTAGCCCCCTCACCCGCACCACGCTGCTGCTGGCCATTCTCGGCGGCGTGGCGCTCGTGGTGAACTGGCTGCTGCTCTTCGCCGCCTATGAGCGGATCTCAATTGGTCTTTCGACCGTGGTCTATAACACCCAGCCGTTTATGCTGGTCCTGATGGGGATGTTTTTAGGCGAACGCGTCAGCCTCATAAAATGGGGCTGGCTGGTCCTCGCCTTTGGCGGCGTGGTGATATTGCTCTCCAGCGAGCTGACCGGCGCGCACGGCAGTGAATGGCTCGCCGGAATCGGTCTGGCCATGGCCGCAGCGTTCTTCTACGCGGTCACGGCGATTATCGCCCGCAAGCTCAGGTCCATTGCACCGCAGCATATCGCTTTTATCCAGGTGCTGACGGGCGTCGTGATGCTCATACCGTTTGCGAGCCTGCCGTCATTTTCCGGTGATTTTCCCTGGCCGACCCTGCTGACGCTCGGCATCGTCCATACCGGCATTATGTACCAGCTGCTCTACAGCGCGATTCAGAAGCTCCCTACGCCCATAACCGGCTCCCTGTCGTTTATCTATCCGGTAGTGGCGATCGTTGTCGATAAGCTGGTGTTCGGACACGCGCTCAGCCTGACGCAGCTGGCGGGCGGCGCGGTGATCCTGTTTGCCGCGGCGGGCAACAACCTGGGCTGGGGCGAAAAAAAACCCCGCGAGCGCGGGGTTGGTATTAAAACGGTGAATTAG
- the hns gene encoding histone-like nucleoid-structuring protein H-NS, whose translation MSEALKILNNIRTLRAQARECTLETLEEMLEKLEVVVNERREEESAAAAEIEERTRKLQQYREMLIADGIDPNELLNSMAAAKTGTKAKRAARPAKYSYVDENGETKTWTGQGRTPAVIKKAMDEQGKQLDDFLIKD comes from the coding sequence ATGAGCGAAGCACTTAAAATTCTGAACAACATCCGTACTCTTCGTGCGCAGGCAAGAGAATGCACCCTCGAAACGCTTGAAGAAATGCTGGAAAAATTAGAAGTTGTAGTTAATGAACGTCGCGAAGAAGAAAGCGCTGCTGCTGCTGAAATCGAAGAGCGTACTCGTAAACTGCAGCAGTACCGTGAAATGCTGATTGCTGATGGTATCGATCCAAATGAATTGCTGAACAGCATGGCTGCAGCTAAAACCGGTACCAAAGCCAAGCGTGCTGCTCGTCCTGCTAAATATAGCTACGTTGACGAGAACGGCGAAACTAAAACCTGGACTGGCCAGGGTCGCACTCCTGCTGTTATCAAGAAAGCCATGGATGAGCAAGGTAAACAGCTGGATGATTTCCTGATCAAGGACTAA
- the rssB gene encoding two-component system response regulator RssB gives MTQPLAGKHILIVEDEPVFRSLLDSWLSSLGAITSLAEDGIDALEKMIGITPDLMICDIAMPRMNGLKLVEHLRNEGIQMPILVISATENMADIAKALRLGVQDILLKPVKDLNRLRETVLACLYPNMFNSRVEEEERLFQDWDALVSNPPAAAKLLQELQPPVQQTISHCRVNYRQLVAADQPGLVLDIAPLSDSDLAFYSVDVTRAGDNGVLAALLLRALFNGLLQEQLSHQGQRLPELGSLLKQVNQLFRQANLPGQFPLLVGYYHSGLKNLILVSAGLNASLNTGEHHIQVSNGVPLGTLGTAYLNQISHRCSSWQCQIWGAGGRLRLMLSTE, from the coding sequence ATGACGCAGCCATTGGCCGGAAAACACATTTTGATTGTTGAAGACGAGCCCGTTTTCCGATCGCTACTGGATTCGTGGTTATCCTCGCTGGGAGCAATCACTTCACTGGCTGAAGATGGCATCGACGCGCTGGAAAAAATGATCGGCATTACGCCCGATTTGATGATCTGCGATATTGCGATGCCGCGCATGAATGGACTGAAGCTGGTTGAACATCTGCGTAACGAAGGCATTCAGATGCCGATTCTGGTGATTTCTGCCACAGAGAATATGGCGGATATCGCCAAAGCGTTGCGTCTTGGCGTTCAGGATATTCTGCTTAAGCCGGTTAAGGATCTGAACCGGCTACGTGAAACGGTTTTAGCGTGCCTTTATCCCAATATGTTTAATTCCCGTGTTGAGGAAGAGGAGCGTCTTTTCCAGGACTGGGATGCCCTGGTGAGTAATCCGCCTGCCGCAGCGAAACTGTTGCAAGAACTCCAGCCGCCCGTACAGCAGACTATTTCACACTGTCGCGTAAATTATCGCCAGCTGGTGGCGGCCGATCAGCCTGGACTGGTGCTGGATATCGCACCTCTTTCGGATTCCGACCTCGCGTTTTATTCTGTGGACGTGACGCGGGCGGGGGATAACGGTGTATTAGCCGCCTTACTTCTTCGTGCGTTATTTAATGGTTTGCTGCAGGAACAGTTATCCCATCAGGGACAGCGGCTGCCGGAGTTAGGCAGTTTACTCAAACAGGTTAACCAGCTTTTTCGCCAGGCCAATTTGCCGGGACAGTTCCCGCTATTGGTTGGCTATTACCACAGCGGTTTAAAAAATCTGATCCTCGTTTCAGCGGGTCTCAATGCATCACTGAATACCGGTGAACACCATATTCAGGTGAGTAACGGTGTGCCCCTTGGAACACTGGGAACGGCTTACCTTAATCAAATTAGCCACCGCTGTTCCTCCTGGCAGTGCCAAATTTGGGGCGCCGGGGGAAGGTTACGCTTAATGTTGTCCACGGAATAA
- the tdk gene encoding thymidine kinase produces the protein MAQLYFYYSAMNAGKSTALLQSSYNYQERGMRTVVYTAEIDDRFGAGKVSSRIGLSSPARLFNPKTDLFEDIRTEHAAKPIHCVLVDESQFLTREQVHALSEVVDELDIPVLCYGLRTDFRGELFAGSQYLLAWSDKLVELKTICFCGRKASMVLRLDQAGKPYADGEQVVIGGNERYVSVCRKHYKEALSVGSLTAIQHDNRQ, from the coding sequence ATGGCACAACTTTATTTCTACTATTCGGCGATGAATGCCGGTAAATCCACCGCACTGCTGCAATCCTCGTACAATTACCAGGAACGAGGGATGCGCACCGTTGTTTATACGGCTGAAATTGACGATCGCTTTGGCGCAGGGAAGGTGAGCTCCAGAATAGGGCTCTCGTCGCCTGCCAGGCTGTTTAACCCGAAAACCGATCTGTTTGAAGACATTCGCACAGAACATGCTGCAAAGCCTATTCACTGTGTTCTGGTCGATGAGAGCCAGTTTCTGACGCGCGAACAGGTTCATGCCCTTTCTGAGGTGGTTGATGAGCTTGATATTCCCGTACTTTGTTACGGGCTGCGCACGGATTTCCGCGGTGAGCTTTTTGCCGGGAGCCAGTATTTGCTCGCCTGGTCTGATAAACTTGTCGAACTCAAAACAATCTGCTTCTGCGGTCGTAAAGCCAGTATGGTGCTTCGTCTCGATCAGGCCGGAAAACCCTATGCAGATGGTGAGCAGGTGGTCATAGGCGGCAATGAACGCTACGTATCGGTCTGTCGTAAGCATTATAAGGAAGCGTTGTCTGTAGGCTCTCTGACGGCCATTCAGCACGATAACAGGCAATAA
- a CDS encoding Lrp/AsnC family transcriptional regulator: protein MEYLIDEIDRRILACLVEDARMSLKVLSGRIGLTSPSTAERLKRLEERGVIQGYRARVNLAALGYTLQALVRVRPLPGQLQKVDKYIQAMPECIESDKVTGEDCFVIRLVVRSIEQLDALLDGLAEHAQCNTSIVKSSPVTRRLPQM from the coding sequence ATGGAATACCTTATCGATGAAATCGACCGACGAATTTTAGCCTGCCTGGTTGAGGATGCGCGTATGTCCCTGAAGGTGCTCAGCGGGCGTATTGGCCTGACCTCCCCCAGCACGGCAGAACGCCTGAAGAGGCTGGAAGAGCGCGGTGTGATTCAGGGATATCGTGCGCGGGTGAACCTGGCGGCGTTGGGATATACGCTGCAGGCGCTGGTGCGGGTGCGGCCCTTACCGGGGCAGTTGCAGAAGGTGGATAAATACATTCAGGCGATGCCGGAGTGTATTGAGAGCGACAAAGTGACCGGGGAAGATTGCTTTGTGATTAGGCTGGTGGTGCGATCCATAGAGCAGCTGGATGCACTGCTGGACGGCCTGGCAGAGCATGCCCAGTGCAATACGTCGATTGTGAAGAGTTCGCCGGTGACGCGGCGACTGCCACAAATGTAG
- the purU gene encoding formyltetrahydrofolate deformylase, whose translation MQSLQRKVLRTICPDQKGLIARITNICYKHELNIVQNNEFVDHRTGRFFMRTELEGIFNDTTLLADLDSALPEGSVRELTPAGRRRVVILVTKEAHCLGDLLMKANYGGLDVEIAAVIGNHETLRTLVERFDIPFELVSHEGHTREEHDDLMAQAIEAHNPDYVVLAKYMRVLTPSFVARFPNKIINIHHSFLPAFIGARPYHQAYERGVKIIGATAHYVNDNLDEGPIIMQDVIHVDHTYTAEDMMRAGRDVEKNVLSRALYQVLAQRVFVYGNRTIIL comes from the coding sequence ATGCAATCATTACAACGTAAAGTTCTGCGCACCATCTGTCCCGATCAAAAAGGGCTGATCGCACGAATTACCAACATTTGCTACAAGCATGAACTGAATATCGTGCAGAACAACGAGTTCGTTGACCACCGCACCGGTCGTTTTTTCATGCGTACCGAGCTGGAAGGGATTTTCAACGACACCACCCTGCTTGCCGATCTCGACAGCGCGCTGCCGGAAGGTTCGGTGCGTGAGCTAACCCCTGCAGGCCGCCGCCGCGTCGTCATCCTCGTGACCAAAGAAGCACACTGCCTGGGCGATCTGCTGATGAAGGCCAACTACGGCGGTCTGGACGTAGAAATCGCGGCCGTAATCGGTAACCACGAGACGCTGCGCACGCTGGTCGAGCGCTTTGATATTCCGTTCGAGCTGGTAAGCCACGAAGGGCATACCCGTGAAGAACACGATGACCTGATGGCGCAGGCCATTGAAGCACATAACCCTGACTACGTCGTGCTGGCGAAATACATGCGCGTGTTAACGCCCTCCTTCGTGGCGCGTTTCCCGAACAAGATCATCAACATTCACCACTCGTTCCTGCCTGCCTTTATTGGCGCGCGTCCCTACCACCAGGCCTACGAACGCGGCGTGAAGATCATCGGCGCGACCGCGCACTACGTGAATGACAACCTGGACGAAGGTCCTATCATCATGCAGGACGTGATTCACGTGGATCACACCTACACTGCCGAAGATATGATGCGTGCCGGGCGTGACGTTGAGAAAAATGTGTTAAGCCGTGCGCTGTATCAGGTGCTGGCACAGCGGGTCTTTGTCTACGGTAACAGAACCATCATTCTTTAA
- the rssA gene encoding patatin-like phospholipase RssA, giving the protein MRKVKIGLALGSGAARGWSHIGVINALNKMGINVDIVAGCSIGSLVGSAYACGKLPELETWVRSFSYWDVLRLMDLSWQRGGLLRGERVFNQFRQVMPLENFTDCQLPFGAVATNLSTGRELWLTEGDIHLAVRASCSIPGLMAPVPHNGYWLVDGGVVNPVPISLTRAMGADIVIAVDLQHDAHLMQQDLMPVNLQSEDTEGEKLAWHERLRGRIGRMAARRSVAAPTAMEIMTTSIQVLENRLKRNRMAGDPPDILIQPYCPQISTLDFHRAEAAIAAGSLAVEKKMDELLPFVQAAR; this is encoded by the coding sequence ATGAGAAAGGTTAAAATTGGACTGGCGCTGGGCTCAGGAGCAGCCCGCGGATGGTCACACATCGGCGTGATCAATGCCTTAAACAAGATGGGCATTAACGTAGATATTGTCGCAGGATGCTCAATAGGATCGCTTGTCGGCTCCGCCTACGCGTGCGGGAAGCTTCCGGAGCTTGAGACGTGGGTGCGCTCCTTCAGTTACTGGGACGTGCTGCGTCTAATGGATCTCTCATGGCAGCGTGGTGGACTATTACGCGGCGAACGCGTCTTTAACCAGTTCCGCCAGGTTATGCCTCTCGAAAACTTCACTGATTGCCAGTTGCCCTTCGGCGCCGTCGCGACGAACCTCAGCACGGGACGCGAACTCTGGCTGACCGAAGGGGATATCCATCTTGCCGTGCGGGCCTCCTGCAGTATTCCGGGGCTCATGGCGCCTGTCCCCCACAACGGCTACTGGCTTGTCGACGGTGGTGTGGTAAATCCGGTTCCCATCTCTCTGACCCGTGCAATGGGGGCGGATATTGTCATTGCCGTCGACCTGCAGCACGATGCCCACCTGATGCAACAGGACCTTATGCCGGTCAATCTCCAGAGCGAAGATACCGAGGGCGAGAAGCTGGCCTGGCACGAGCGCCTGCGCGGCAGAATCGGGCGTATGGCCGCACGTCGCTCGGTTGCCGCGCCGACGGCGATGGAAATCATGACCACGTCAATCCAAGTGCTGGAGAATCGCCTTAAGCGCAATCGCATGGCGGGCGACCCGCCAGATATTCTTATTCAGCCTTACTGTCCGCAAATATCTACCCTTGATTTCCATCGGGCTGAGGCCGCCATCGCAGCGGGCTCGTTAGCCGTCGAAAAGAAAATGGACGAACTGTTGCCTTTTGTGCAAGCAGCACGTTGA
- the galU gene encoding UTP--glucose-1-phosphate uridylyltransferase GalU, with protein MAALNSKVRKAVIPVAGLGTRMLPATKAIPKEMLPLVDKPLIQYVVNECIAAGITEIVLVTHSSKNSIENHFDTSFELEAMLEKRVKRQLLEEVQSICPPHVTIMQVRQGLAKGLGHAVMCAHPVVGDEPVAVILPDVILDEYESDLSQDNLAEMIKRFDETGSSQIMVEPVEDVTAYGVVDCKGVNLEPGESVPMVGVVEKPKADVAPSNLAVVGRYVLSAEIWPLLAKTPPGAGDEIQLTDAIDMLIEKETVEAYHMKGKSHDCGNKLGYMQAFVEYGIRHNTLGEEFKTWLKESVGIKK; from the coding sequence ATGGCTGCCCTAAATTCGAAAGTCAGAAAGGCCGTCATCCCGGTAGCGGGATTGGGGACCAGGATGTTACCAGCAACTAAGGCGATTCCTAAAGAGATGCTGCCTCTGGTTGATAAACCGTTAATCCAGTATGTCGTTAATGAATGTATCGCAGCTGGCATTACGGAAATTGTGCTGGTTACGCATTCATCAAAAAACTCTATCGAAAACCATTTCGATACAAGCTTTGAACTTGAAGCCATGCTGGAAAAACGCGTTAAGCGTCAGCTGTTAGAAGAAGTTCAGTCTATTTGCCCTCCACACGTAACCATTATGCAGGTTCGTCAGGGACTGGCTAAAGGTCTGGGCCACGCAGTTATGTGTGCACATCCTGTTGTGGGTGATGAGCCCGTCGCGGTCATTCTGCCTGACGTTATTCTGGACGAATACGAATCCGATCTTTCTCAGGATAACCTGGCTGAGATGATCAAACGTTTCGACGAAACCGGTAGCAGCCAGATTATGGTTGAGCCTGTTGAGGACGTAACGGCATACGGCGTGGTTGACTGCAAAGGCGTTAACCTTGAGCCGGGCGAAAGCGTACCTATGGTTGGCGTGGTAGAGAAGCCTAAAGCCGACGTAGCCCCTTCTAACCTGGCCGTTGTAGGTCGCTACGTCCTGAGCGCTGAAATCTGGCCTCTGCTGGCGAAAACGCCTCCAGGAGCGGGTGATGAGATCCAGCTGACCGATGCTATCGATATGTTGATCGAGAAAGAGACCGTTGAGGCTTACCATATGAAAGGTAAGAGCCATGACTGCGGTAATAAGCTGGGTTATATGCAGGCGTTTGTCGAATATGGTATTCGCCACAATACCCTTGGTGAAGAATTTAAAACCTGGCTCAAAGAGAGCGTAGGTATTAAGAAATAA
- a CDS encoding YchJ family protein codes for MSQLCPCGSALEYSLCCQRYLSGDRVAPEPSHLMRSRYAAFVIKDADYLIKTWHPSCRAAEFRQDIEAGFANTQWLGLTVYESSTGSHADEGYVSFVARFTENNKPGAIIERSRFLKESGQWYYIDGTRPQFGRNDPCPCGSGKKFKKCCGQ; via the coding sequence GTGTCTCAACTCTGCCCTTGTGGTAGCGCTCTGGAGTATAGCCTATGTTGCCAGCGATATCTTTCTGGCGATCGGGTTGCACCAGAGCCGTCACACCTCATGCGTTCACGGTATGCTGCTTTTGTGATCAAAGACGCAGACTACCTGATTAAAACCTGGCACCCGTCCTGTCGCGCTGCGGAATTCAGACAGGATATCGAAGCCGGGTTCGCGAACACGCAATGGCTCGGCCTTACCGTCTATGAATCCTCAACCGGCAGTCATGCTGATGAAGGTTACGTCAGCTTTGTCGCCCGTTTTACCGAGAATAATAAACCGGGTGCCATTATCGAGCGTTCCCGTTTCTTAAAGGAAAGCGGGCAGTGGTATTATATTGACGGAACGCGCCCGCAGTTTGGTCGTAACGATCCCTGCCCATGTGGTTCAGGTAAAAAATTTAAAAAGTGTTGCGGGCAGTAA
- the narI gene encoding respiratory nitrate reductase subunit gamma, protein MHFLNMFFFDIYPYIAGTVFLVGSWLRYDYGQYTWRAASSQMLDRKGMHVASNLFHIGILGIFAGHFLGMLTPHWMYEAWLPIEVKQKMAMIAGGACGVMTLVGGLLLLKRRLFSPRVRATTTAADILILSLLVVQCALGLLTIPFSAQHMDGSEMMKLVGWAQSVVTFRGGASEHLDGVAFIFRVHLVLGMTLFVLFPFSRLVHIWSAPVEYLTRKYQIVRARR, encoded by the coding sequence ATGCACTTCCTGAATATGTTCTTCTTTGACATTTACCCGTATATCGCGGGCACCGTGTTCCTGGTGGGAAGCTGGCTGCGCTATGACTACGGCCAGTACACCTGGCGCGCCGCCTCAAGCCAGATGCTGGATCGTAAGGGGATGCACGTCGCGTCTAACCTGTTCCACATCGGTATTCTGGGGATTTTTGCCGGTCATTTTCTCGGGATGCTGACGCCGCACTGGATGTATGAAGCGTGGCTTCCCATCGAGGTGAAGCAGAAGATGGCGATGATCGCCGGCGGCGCCTGCGGCGTGATGACCCTGGTAGGTGGCCTGCTGCTGCTGAAACGTCGTCTGTTCAGCCCGCGCGTGCGTGCGACCACAACCGCGGCGGACATCCTGATCCTCTCCCTGCTGGTGGTGCAGTGTGCCCTGGGCCTGCTGACCATTCCGTTCTCGGCGCAGCATATGGACGGCAGTGAAATGATGAAGCTGGTCGGCTGGGCGCAGTCCGTGGTGACCTTCCGCGGCGGCGCGTCCGAGCACCTGGACGGCGTGGCGTTTATCTTCCGCGTTCACCTGGTGCTGGGGATGACGCTGTTTGTGCTGTTCCCGTTCTCCCGTCTGGTGCACATCTGGAGCGCGCCGGTGGAGTACCTGACGCGCAAATACCAGATTGTGCGCGCCCGTCGCTAA